In Streptomyces durocortorensis, a genomic segment contains:
- a CDS encoding GntR family transcriptional regulator, whose product MGHSRYREIAESLRQAIRSGAYPLGSRLPSESDLAARWEASRGTVRQAVALLASEGLIGSRQGARRVVLRQERRQSFQQLNSFAQWAQAMGCEVTSRILTRTMRTATAEEAERLDTEPDSEVLYVLRLRRLDGEPVMVERTVYADWVAPVVLALPEDCVSIMDSIAERADIVAHYGEHLIDAVAAGSEDARLLRVRRASPLLRQRHLTYTAAGRAIEWTDDRYRAGSVVFNVMNSAAAAPLERRAGPDVGG is encoded by the coding sequence GTGGGCCATTCGCGTTATCGGGAGATCGCCGAGTCGCTGCGCCAGGCGATCCGCAGCGGCGCCTATCCGCTGGGCTCCCGGCTGCCGTCCGAGAGCGACCTCGCCGCCCGCTGGGAGGCCTCGCGCGGCACGGTCCGCCAGGCGGTGGCGCTGCTCGCCTCGGAGGGCCTGATCGGCTCCAGGCAGGGGGCCCGGCGGGTGGTCCTGCGCCAGGAGCGCCGCCAGAGCTTCCAGCAGCTCAACAGCTTCGCTCAGTGGGCACAGGCGATGGGGTGCGAGGTCACCAGCCGCATCCTGACCCGCACGATGCGCACCGCGACCGCCGAGGAGGCCGAACGCCTGGACACCGAGCCGGACAGCGAAGTGCTGTACGTGCTGCGGCTGCGGCGGCTCGACGGCGAGCCGGTGATGGTCGAGCGGACCGTGTACGCGGACTGGGTGGCCCCGGTGGTCCTGGCGCTGCCGGAGGACTGCGTCTCGATCATGGACAGCATCGCGGAGCGGGCGGACATCGTCGCGCACTACGGCGAGCACCTGATCGACGCGGTCGCGGCGGGCAGCGAGGACGCCCGGCTGCTGAGGGTGCGCCGGGCCAGCCCGCTGCTGCGGCAGCGCCACCTGACGTACACGGCGGCGGGCCGGGCCATCGAGTGGACGGACGACCGCTACCGGGCGGGCAGCGTGGTCTTCAACGTGATGAACTCCGCGGCGGCGGCCCCGCTGGAGAGACGGGCGGGCCCGGACGTAGGGGGGTGA
- the dusB gene encoding tRNA dihydrouridine synthase DusB, producing MTTLAPALPQLRIGPHTVQPPVVLAPMAGITNAPFRTLCREFSGGKGLFVSEMITTRALVERNEKTMQLIHFDATETPRSIQLYGVDPVTVGKAVRMIVDEGLADHIDLNFGCPVPKVTRKGGGSALPYKRPLLRAILNQAVSNAGDLPVTIKMRKGIDDDHLTFLDAGRIAVEEGVTAVALHGRTTAQHYGGTADWDAIARLKEHVPEIPVLGNGDIWCADDALRMMRETGCDGVVVGRGCLGRPWLFADLVSAMEGRPTRHAPALREVADVMVRHATLLGEWIGDEARGVIDFRKHVAWYLKGFAVGSEMRKKLAVTSSLEELAGQLHELDLDQPWPDGADGPRGRTSGNNRVVLPDGWLKDPYDCSGVSADAELDTSGG from the coding sequence ATGACCACGCTCGCCCCCGCCCTCCCGCAGCTCCGCATCGGCCCGCACACCGTGCAGCCGCCGGTCGTGCTGGCCCCGATGGCCGGCATCACCAATGCCCCGTTCCGGACGCTGTGCCGGGAGTTCTCCGGGGGTAAGGGGCTCTTCGTCAGCGAGATGATCACCACGCGGGCGCTGGTCGAGCGCAACGAGAAGACCATGCAGCTGATCCACTTCGACGCCACCGAGACCCCGCGCTCGATCCAGCTGTACGGAGTGGACCCGGTCACCGTCGGCAAGGCCGTCCGCATGATCGTCGACGAGGGGCTCGCCGACCACATCGACCTGAACTTCGGCTGCCCGGTTCCCAAGGTCACCCGCAAGGGCGGCGGCTCCGCGCTGCCGTACAAGCGGCCCCTGCTGCGGGCCATCCTGAACCAGGCGGTCTCCAACGCCGGGGATCTGCCCGTCACCATCAAGATGCGCAAGGGCATCGACGACGACCACCTCACCTTCCTCGACGCGGGCCGCATCGCCGTCGAGGAGGGCGTCACCGCCGTCGCCCTGCACGGCCGCACCACCGCCCAGCACTACGGCGGCACCGCCGACTGGGACGCCATCGCCCGGCTCAAGGAACACGTCCCCGAGATTCCCGTCCTCGGCAACGGGGACATCTGGTGCGCCGATGACGCCCTGCGGATGATGCGCGAGACCGGGTGCGACGGCGTTGTCGTCGGGCGCGGGTGCCTGGGGCGGCCCTGGCTCTTCGCCGATCTGGTGAGCGCCATGGAGGGGCGCCCGACCCGGCACGCGCCCGCCCTGCGCGAGGTCGCGGACGTCATGGTGCGCCACGCCACGCTGCTGGGGGAGTGGATCGGTGACGAGGCGCGCGGCGTGATCGACTTCCGCAAGCACGTCGCCTGGTATCTGAAGGGCTTCGCGGTCGGTTCCGAGATGCGCAAGAAGCTGGCGGTCACCTCCTCGCTGGAGGAGCTGGCCGGACAGCTGCACGAGCTGGACCTCGACCAGCCCTGGCCGGACGGCGCCGACGGGCCGCGCGGGCGCACCTCGGGCAACAACCGGGTCGTCCTGCCGGACGGCTGGCTGAAGGACCCGTACGACTGCTCGGGCGTCAGCGCCGACGCGGAGCTGGACACCTCGGGCGGCTGA
- a CDS encoding glutaminase, whose product MSHTSAAPRPGSPVQRAGTHRFSDVISRIAEEMATLTDHGSPADYIPMLAGADPRRFGMAVAEPDGTVYGVGDWQQPFSTQSITKVFALALALSLDGEQLWRGVGREPSGNPFNSLVQLEYENGVPRNPFINAGALVVTDRLQALTGDAAGQVRELLRSESGNPAIDFMPEVAASEAAYGDRNAALAHFMAAYGNITLPVPELLSAYFRQCSIEASCADLALSAGFLARHGVRADGSALLTRSQAKQVNAVMLTCGTYDAAGDFAYRVGLPGKSGVGGGIIAIVPGVCTLCVWSPGLDRRGNSVAGVSALDRFTTLTGLSVF is encoded by the coding sequence GTGTCCCACACCTCCGCCGCCCCCCGGCCAGGCAGCCCGGTCCAGCGCGCCGGCACTCACCGCTTCAGCGATGTGATCAGCCGCATAGCCGAGGAGATGGCCACCCTCACCGACCACGGCAGCCCTGCCGACTACATACCGATGCTCGCCGGTGCCGACCCCCGGCGGTTCGGCATGGCCGTCGCGGAGCCGGACGGGACGGTCTACGGTGTCGGCGACTGGCAGCAGCCGTTCTCGACGCAGTCCATCACCAAGGTGTTCGCCCTGGCGCTGGCGCTCTCCCTGGACGGCGAGCAGCTCTGGCGGGGCGTGGGCCGCGAGCCCTCGGGCAACCCCTTCAATTCCCTGGTGCAGCTGGAATACGAGAACGGTGTCCCCCGGAACCCGTTCATCAACGCCGGCGCTCTGGTCGTGACCGACCGGCTACAGGCCCTGACCGGGGACGCCGCCGGTCAGGTGCGGGAGCTGCTGCGCTCGGAGAGTGGCAATCCCGCCATCGACTTCATGCCGGAAGTCGCAGCCTCCGAAGCGGCCTACGGTGACCGCAACGCCGCTCTGGCTCACTTCATGGCCGCCTACGGCAACATCACGCTCCCGGTGCCCGAGCTGCTCTCCGCCTACTTCCGCCAGTGCTCGATCGAGGCGTCGTGCGCGGACCTGGCCCTGTCGGCGGGGTTCCTGGCCCGGCACGGGGTCCGGGCCGACGGTTCCGCGCTGCTGACCCGCAGCCAGGCGAAGCAGGTCAACGCGGTGATGCTCACCTGCGGGACGTACGACGCCGCCGGAGATTTCGCCTATCGGGTGGGGCTGCCGGGCAAGAGCGGTGTCGGCGGGGGGATCATCGCCATCGTGCCCGGGGTGTGCACCTTGTGCGTATGGAGCCCGGGCCTCGACCGGCGCGGCAACTCGGTGGCGGGCGTGTCGGCCCTTGACCGCTTCACCACGCTCACCGGGCTGTCCGTCTTCTGA